One genomic region from Arthrobacter pigmenti encodes:
- a CDS encoding 3-deoxy-7-phosphoheptulonate synthase: protein MNTLTTAGSSNVRVRRIEPLPSPSALVAELPCNASLTEHIQRSREEVRAVLNGLDDRLLVVVGPCSIHDTEAGLEYANLLAGAASQHREDLLIVMRAYFEKPRTTIGWKGLINDPHLDGTHDIGAGLRAARGFLHNVGELGLPVGTEFLEPISPQYVADLVSWGAIGARTTESQIHRQLASGLSMPVGFKNGTDGGLSVALDACSAAGSPQAFLGVDDDGSAALVSTSGNPDTHLILRGGSDGPNYSETHVAAASARLAASGLNERLIVDASHANSGKDHRRQAEVARELATTVEHSDAIAGVMLESFLVEGAQKLDVAASGELVYGQSVTDACMGWGVTASVLGDLARGSRRRRGVVDRDRSELSL from the coding sequence ATGAATACACTCACCACTGCAGGTTCATCCAACGTCCGTGTACGAAGAATCGAACCACTGCCCTCGCCGTCAGCGCTTGTAGCTGAACTTCCCTGCAACGCATCCCTGACGGAGCACATCCAGCGCTCCCGCGAGGAAGTACGCGCTGTACTCAACGGTCTTGACGACCGGCTCCTCGTCGTCGTCGGGCCCTGCTCTATCCACGACACGGAAGCGGGCCTTGAGTACGCGAACCTGTTGGCTGGAGCAGCGTCGCAGCACCGTGAGGACCTTCTCATTGTGATGCGCGCCTACTTCGAGAAGCCGCGGACCACCATCGGTTGGAAGGGTCTCATCAACGATCCACATTTGGATGGTACCCATGACATCGGCGCCGGTCTCCGCGCCGCACGGGGTTTCCTCCACAACGTGGGAGAACTCGGCCTCCCGGTTGGCACCGAGTTCCTTGAACCGATAAGCCCCCAGTACGTAGCGGACCTCGTGAGTTGGGGCGCTATCGGCGCCCGCACCACTGAAAGCCAGATTCACCGTCAGCTGGCGTCGGGTCTTTCAATGCCGGTCGGCTTCAAGAACGGTACCGACGGCGGCCTCAGTGTCGCGTTGGACGCGTGTTCGGCGGCCGGGTCGCCGCAGGCTTTCCTGGGGGTCGACGACGACGGCAGCGCCGCCCTCGTCTCCACCTCCGGCAACCCCGACACCCACCTCATCCTGCGCGGCGGTTCGGATGGTCCTAACTACAGCGAGACGCACGTTGCCGCCGCTTCTGCCCGGCTTGCGGCCTCGGGCCTGAATGAGCGTCTCATCGTCGACGCGAGCCACGCCAACAGCGGCAAGGATCACCGGCGGCAGGCCGAAGTCGCACGCGAGTTGGCAACCACCGTCGAGCATTCTGATGCGATTGCTGGCGTCATGCTGGAAAGCTTCCTCGTGGAGGGAGCGCAGAAGCTGGACGTGGCTGCGAGCGGTGAACTGGTTTACGGGCAAAGTGTCACGGATGCCTGCATGGGATGGGGGGTCACCGCGTCGGTTCTGGGCGATCTGGCGCGAGGTTCGCGGCGTCGTCGTGGTGTTGTCGATCGTGACCGAAGCGAGCTTTCACTTTAG
- a CDS encoding HNH endonuclease signature motif containing protein: protein MSLAAVIDTPDVGDERTGSVSEIGGRPADSGRSPAELNRLVASFAAGFTQSYPGLGQPDLAEHLASIEELSRTVEYLQVVAATAVDRSNAAAGGRPAEGNPSTGGAGFVFNTSHVNTPDVNTPGFNTPGFNTAQGRRSVYRCTAEYLQDRLRISRSEATRRLRLGAKLLPRITLTGDTLPAPLEHLAAAVSPNKTSPSNISGSNISGSNISAGDVSGSKVSGRSATLIATALDRARFVAEPAVLETMEAQLTASATTYDPDFLTRLIRRWEAHLDPDGPEPTDKELTARQGVFLRGEKRGLHLLDIAATDEQYEYLTTVMNTTTNPRTQPGGNDGAAGVSSAPVREREETFETRTRAQLLLDGLIGACQIALATDQLPATGGHRPQLLVTIDYQTLLREVAENGATPDPTNGLNSRHHAHDTDNRPNAITDGASFAFTGPINARTVRKLACDADIIPIVLGGTNEILDLGRTQRLFTPKQRKALHARDKGCAFPGCHMPSHWTEAHHITPWSEGGTTTTDNGVLLCSHHHHLIHQGEWTIQVHDRLPWFIPPQQLDPQQHPRRNHYWTLC, encoded by the coding sequence ATGAGCTTAGCCGCGGTCATCGACACCCCCGACGTCGGTGATGAGCGCACCGGCTCTGTCTCTGAAATCGGTGGCCGGCCTGCCGATTCCGGGCGCTCTCCTGCCGAGTTGAACCGGCTGGTCGCCTCGTTCGCAGCCGGGTTCACCCAGAGCTACCCAGGTCTGGGGCAGCCCGACCTGGCGGAGCATCTTGCCAGCATTGAGGAACTATCCCGGACCGTGGAGTACCTCCAGGTCGTCGCCGCTACTGCGGTGGATCGCAGCAACGCCGCCGCAGGAGGACGGCCCGCCGAAGGAAACCCCTCCACCGGTGGTGCCGGATTCGTCTTCAACACCTCCCACGTGAACACTCCGGACGTCAACACACCCGGCTTCAACACTCCCGGCTTCAACACCGCTCAGGGTAGGCGCTCGGTGTATCGGTGCACCGCGGAGTACCTGCAGGACCGGCTACGGATCAGCCGCAGCGAAGCCACCCGCAGACTCCGCCTCGGCGCCAAACTCCTACCCCGCATCACCCTCACCGGCGACACCCTCCCGGCACCCCTGGAACACCTCGCAGCAGCCGTATCCCCCAATAAGACCTCCCCCAGTAACATCTCCGGAAGTAACATCTCCGGAAGTAACATCTCTGCCGGGGACGTCTCTGGCAGCAAGGTCTCCGGCCGGTCAGCAACCCTGATCGCCACCGCACTGGACCGGGCCCGCTTCGTTGCTGAACCCGCGGTACTGGAGACCATGGAAGCTCAACTCACCGCTAGCGCCACCACCTATGACCCGGACTTCCTTACCCGGCTGATCCGCCGCTGGGAAGCACACCTGGACCCCGACGGACCAGAACCCACCGACAAGGAACTCACCGCACGCCAAGGCGTGTTCCTGCGCGGCGAGAAACGCGGACTACACCTGTTGGACATCGCAGCCACCGACGAACAATACGAATACCTCACCACCGTCATGAACACCACCACCAACCCCCGCACACAACCCGGCGGTAATGATGGCGCCGCTGGCGTCTCCTCCGCACCGGTCCGCGAGCGTGAGGAAACCTTCGAAACCCGGACCCGAGCCCAACTACTCCTCGACGGGCTCATCGGCGCCTGCCAGATAGCACTGGCCACCGACCAGCTGCCGGCAACCGGAGGGCACCGACCACAACTCCTGGTCACCATCGACTACCAGACCCTCCTGCGGGAAGTAGCCGAAAACGGTGCCACCCCCGACCCCACCAACGGGCTAAACAGCCGTCACCATGCCCACGACACAGACAATCGACCGAACGCGATCACCGATGGGGCGTCCTTCGCGTTCACCGGACCCATCAACGCCCGAACCGTCCGGAAACTCGCCTGTGACGCCGACATCATCCCCATCGTGCTCGGCGGGACCAACGAGATCCTCGACCTGGGCCGCACCCAACGACTCTTCACACCCAAACAACGCAAAGCACTTCACGCCCGTGACAAGGGCTGCGCCTTCCCCGGCTGCCACATGCCAAGCCACTGGACCGAAGCACACCACATCACCCCCTGGTCAGAAGGCGGAACCACCACCACCGACAACGGCGTACTGCTCTGTAGCCACCATCATCACCTGATCCACCAAGGCGAGTGGACCATCCAAGTACACGACCGACTCCCCTGGTTCATCCCACCCCAACAACTCGACCCCCAACAACACCCCCGACGCAACCACTACTGGACCCTCTGCTGA
- a CDS encoding ArsR/SmtB family transcription factor encodes MVMDDVFAVIAEATRRQILASLRDGDKAVGELVEELAVSQPTVSKHLKVLREAGLVSMRAQGQKRFYTLNIEPLHAVAAWLSEFDLPAQQPPQVLAPAVTEPEPGELVPSVPGLQNGDGVQPFGRTVGRAAERAADLLSQFPKLRRRKE; translated from the coding sequence ATGGTCATGGATGATGTATTCGCCGTCATCGCTGAAGCCACCCGCCGACAGATCCTTGCATCGTTGCGGGACGGGGACAAAGCCGTAGGCGAATTGGTGGAAGAACTGGCGGTCAGTCAGCCCACAGTTTCCAAACACTTGAAGGTGTTGCGGGAAGCCGGGCTGGTTTCCATGCGTGCACAGGGGCAGAAACGGTTCTACACGCTGAACATCGAGCCTCTGCACGCTGTTGCAGCCTGGTTATCCGAGTTCGATTTGCCGGCCCAGCAGCCACCCCAGGTCCTGGCGCCTGCTGTGACGGAGCCGGAACCGGGTGAACTCGTTCCAAGTGTGCCCGGTCTGCAGAATGGCGACGGGGTCCAGCCATTCGGTAGGACTGTCGGTCGGGCTGCCGAGCGGGCGGCGGATCTGCTCTCGCAGTTTCCGAAGCTGCGTCGCCGCAAGGAGTAG
- a CDS encoding acetoin utilization protein AcuC, with the protein MLAYNFGANHPMDPRRLDLTARLVRAVGLFDLPQVSIEVPEVAADSELCTVHAADYVAAVKAADADPDGAYGTAGLGTEDTPAFSGMHSASARLVGGSLAAADAVLSGSVQHGVNFGGGLHHAGRARASGFCIYNDAAAAVQRLLDGGVQRVLYVDVDAHHGDGTQEIFWDDKRVMTISLHETGVSLFPGTGFSDEIGGPHAHGYAVNVALPTTTGDSAWLRAFHAVVPQLAEAFQPEVIVSQHGCDSHVDDPLTNLRISVDAQHAAALSIRDLASRYCESRWIATGGGGYNITSVVPRSWTLLTAVAVGADITTTTPVPAEWRSYVTERYGRAVPALLGDGADLWWQSWEAGFDPNESVDRSIMATRKAVFPLHGLDPWFD; encoded by the coding sequence ATGCTTGCGTACAATTTCGGCGCTAACCACCCCATGGATCCGCGTCGGCTGGACCTGACCGCGAGGCTGGTACGCGCCGTCGGACTGTTTGACTTACCGCAGGTAAGCATCGAGGTTCCCGAGGTGGCCGCCGACAGTGAGTTATGCACGGTCCATGCTGCTGATTATGTGGCAGCGGTGAAAGCGGCGGACGCGGATCCGGATGGCGCGTACGGCACCGCCGGTTTGGGCACGGAGGACACTCCTGCTTTCAGTGGCATGCATTCGGCGAGCGCACGGCTGGTCGGTGGTTCGCTTGCTGCGGCCGATGCGGTGCTGTCCGGCAGTGTGCAGCATGGGGTCAACTTCGGCGGCGGGTTGCACCACGCGGGCCGTGCCCGTGCAAGCGGGTTCTGTATCTACAACGATGCCGCTGCAGCTGTCCAGCGACTCCTGGACGGGGGAGTGCAGCGGGTTTTGTACGTTGACGTCGATGCGCACCATGGCGATGGAACCCAGGAGATCTTCTGGGACGACAAACGGGTCATGACCATCTCGCTTCATGAGACCGGGGTGAGCCTGTTTCCCGGAACCGGGTTCTCCGACGAGATCGGTGGGCCGCACGCGCATGGCTATGCCGTGAACGTTGCATTGCCGACCACCACGGGTGATTCAGCCTGGCTGCGGGCGTTCCATGCGGTAGTTCCCCAGTTGGCGGAGGCGTTTCAGCCGGAGGTGATTGTGAGTCAGCATGGCTGTGACAGCCATGTGGATGATCCGCTGACTAACCTGAGGATCTCGGTCGACGCCCAACATGCTGCAGCCCTAAGCATCCGAGACCTTGCTTCACGGTATTGCGAGAGCCGTTGGATTGCCACTGGCGGAGGCGGATACAACATCACGTCGGTTGTGCCGAGATCGTGGACACTTCTCACCGCGGTAGCGGTTGGTGCGGACATTACGACGACGACGCCGGTGCCCGCCGAGTGGCGATCTTACGTCACTGAACGCTATGGACGTGCAGTCCCCGCACTGCTGGGTGACGGAGCTGACCTGTGGTGGCAATCGTGGGAGGCGGGCTTCGACCCGAACGAAAGCGTGGACCGGTCCATCATGGCCACGCGCAAGGCAGTCTTCCCGCTGCACGGATTGGACCCCTGGTTCGACTGA
- a CDS encoding TrkH family potassium uptake protein, whose protein sequence is MAREQPSWLGGTDQARLRPLARIRDFIDGVVNSSPARVALLVFFLVVIVFTALLSLPLASASGEFTPLHDALFTAVSAVCVVGLTVVSTAAYWSFFGQLIILIGIFVGGLGTLTLASVLALMVSKRLGVRGKLLAQSALNNASRLGEVGTLLRIVITTSVVVEVALAVALIPRFIILGEPFWQAVWHGIFYSISAFNNAGFTPHTDGLVPYETDLWILVPLMIGVFVGSLGFPAILIILQFKHHISRWSLHTKLTVNVSLILLVVGTLLWGAMEWSNSSTIGGLSFGDKVIHAVFASVMTRSGGFNLIDQGQMEPTTMLLTDALMFAGGGSASTAGGIKVTTLAIMFLAILAEARGDSDVRVYGRTIPQGAMRVAISVIFMGATLVLVGTGLILWISGEELNRVLFEVISAFATCGLSTNLSAELDPEGKYVLSALMFAGRLGTITLASALALRQRSTLYHYPEERPIIG, encoded by the coding sequence ATGGCAAGAGAACAACCGTCCTGGTTGGGAGGTACTGACCAGGCTCGTTTACGCCCGCTCGCGAGGATTCGCGACTTCATCGACGGCGTAGTCAACAGCTCTCCAGCGCGGGTCGCGCTACTGGTCTTCTTCCTTGTGGTAATCGTCTTCACCGCGCTGCTGAGCCTGCCGCTCGCCTCCGCGTCCGGAGAGTTCACGCCGCTACACGACGCCCTGTTCACTGCAGTTTCCGCCGTCTGCGTGGTGGGACTAACTGTAGTGTCGACAGCGGCTTACTGGTCGTTCTTCGGCCAACTCATCATCCTCATCGGGATTTTCGTAGGTGGCCTGGGGACCCTTACGCTGGCATCGGTACTGGCGCTGATGGTTAGCAAACGCCTTGGAGTCAGAGGCAAGCTACTAGCCCAGTCAGCACTGAACAATGCAAGCCGCCTGGGTGAAGTCGGCACCCTGCTGCGGATCGTCATCACCACATCGGTGGTCGTTGAGGTGGCCCTCGCCGTAGCCCTCATCCCACGGTTCATAATCCTCGGCGAACCGTTCTGGCAGGCCGTCTGGCACGGCATCTTCTATTCAATATCCGCCTTCAACAACGCGGGTTTCACACCGCACACGGACGGACTGGTTCCGTACGAGACCGACCTATGGATCCTGGTCCCACTGATGATCGGCGTGTTTGTCGGAAGTCTTGGCTTCCCTGCAATCCTGATAATCCTGCAGTTCAAGCACCACATCAGCCGATGGAGCCTGCACACCAAACTAACTGTGAACGTCTCGCTGATTCTTTTGGTCGTGGGAACTCTCCTTTGGGGCGCCATGGAGTGGAGTAACAGCAGCACGATCGGTGGCTTGAGCTTCGGCGACAAGGTGATTCACGCAGTTTTCGCATCCGTGATGACCCGGTCCGGCGGCTTCAATCTGATTGATCAGGGGCAAATGGAGCCGACCACGATGCTCCTGACGGATGCCCTGATGTTCGCCGGGGGCGGATCTGCGTCTACAGCTGGCGGAATCAAGGTCACGACGCTTGCGATCATGTTCCTGGCCATCCTCGCCGAGGCGCGCGGCGATTCCGACGTTCGTGTGTACGGACGAACCATCCCCCAGGGCGCAATGCGCGTCGCCATCTCAGTGATCTTCATGGGCGCGACACTGGTGCTCGTCGGGACTGGACTTATTCTCTGGATCTCCGGCGAAGAACTCAACCGTGTCCTCTTCGAGGTGATCTCGGCCTTCGCCACCTGCGGACTGAGCACCAACCTCAGCGCTGAATTGGATCCCGAGGGGAAGTACGTGCTCTCCGCACTCATGTTTGCCGGACGTCTGGGAACGATTACCCTTGCTTCTGCGCTTGCACTGCGGCAGCGCAGCACCCTCTACCACTACCCCGAAGAGAGGCCCATCATTGGCTGA
- a CDS encoding potassium channel family protein codes for MLVIGLGRFGSATAEQLVKQGREVLAIEKDQQLVQKWSGTLTHVVEADATNIDALRQLGAQEFTAAVVGVGTSIESSVLITANLVDLNIDNLWVKAITPSHGKILKRIGANHVIYPEADAGQRAAHLVGGRMLDFIEFDDGFAIVKMYPPKETQGFTLGESAVRSKYGVTVVGVKSPGEDFTYARPETKVTSRDMLIVSGHVDLLERFAARP; via the coding sequence ATGCTCGTGATCGGGCTTGGCCGATTCGGGTCCGCAACGGCCGAGCAACTGGTGAAGCAGGGACGCGAAGTCCTGGCCATCGAGAAGGACCAGCAGTTGGTCCAGAAATGGTCCGGGACACTGACCCACGTGGTCGAGGCCGACGCAACCAACATCGACGCGCTTCGCCAACTCGGGGCGCAGGAGTTCACTGCCGCCGTCGTCGGTGTTGGTACCTCGATTGAATCCAGCGTGCTCATCACTGCGAACCTCGTGGACCTGAACATCGACAACCTGTGGGTCAAGGCCATTACGCCGTCCCACGGCAAGATCCTGAAGCGTATCGGCGCCAACCACGTCATCTACCCTGAGGCTGATGCCGGTCAGCGCGCAGCGCACCTGGTAGGCGGCCGCATGCTGGACTTTATCGAGTTCGACGACGGCTTCGCAATCGTCAAGATGTACCCACCGAAGGAAACCCAGGGCTTCACCCTCGGCGAGTCGGCGGTGCGGTCGAAGTACGGTGTTACCGTTGTCGGCGTGAAATCCCCGGGCGAGGACTTCACTTACGCACGGCCGGAAACGAAGGTCACCAGCCGGGACATGCTGATCGTCTCGGGCCACGTGGACTTGCTGGAACGCTTCGCCGCGCGTCCCTGA
- the proC gene encoding pyrroline-5-carboxylate reductase, with protein MSQHIAFLGCGSMNGAILTGLLAAGVPSGQVTATVRDPEKAANLAKRHGVQVLSSTEETEANRQAAGGADVVLLGVKPVGILDLARQISPALKPGTVVISVAAAISIDMLEAALPQGQPVIRSMPNTPSSLGRGVLSISAGTHATAELMEQARTILSAAGTVVEIPEDQVDALSAVSGSGPAYAFYLAEAMAAAGVKLGLEEDLAKLLATQTVAGAGYMLAEEGADATALRKAVTSPNGTTERAIATFDEQGLPDIIAAGAQAAAERAGAITKELDGR; from the coding sequence ATTTCACAGCACATAGCATTCCTCGGTTGCGGGTCCATGAACGGCGCAATCCTTACCGGGTTACTGGCGGCCGGAGTTCCCTCTGGTCAGGTCACAGCAACAGTCCGCGATCCGGAGAAAGCCGCAAACCTGGCGAAGCGGCACGGAGTTCAGGTCCTGTCCTCAACCGAGGAGACAGAGGCAAACCGTCAGGCTGCTGGAGGGGCCGACGTCGTACTGCTGGGTGTGAAGCCGGTTGGCATCCTCGACCTGGCCCGCCAGATTTCTCCCGCGCTGAAGCCGGGCACCGTGGTGATCAGCGTTGCTGCTGCGATCTCGATCGACATGCTGGAGGCAGCGCTGCCTCAAGGCCAGCCCGTTATCCGCAGTATGCCCAACACCCCGTCGAGCCTCGGCCGCGGCGTACTGTCCATCTCGGCGGGTACCCACGCGACTGCCGAGTTGATGGAGCAGGCCCGGACTATCCTGTCTGCCGCCGGAACCGTCGTTGAAATCCCCGAGGATCAAGTTGACGCTCTTTCCGCTGTGAGCGGATCCGGTCCGGCCTATGCGTTCTACCTTGCTGAAGCGATGGCGGCTGCCGGTGTGAAACTGGGGCTCGAAGAGGATCTGGCCAAACTGCTGGCAACGCAGACTGTCGCCGGCGCTGGTTACATGCTGGCCGAGGAGGGCGCTGACGCCACCGCGCTCCGGAAGGCAGTCACCAGTCCTAACGGGACCACGGAACGGGCCATAGCGACCTTTGACGAGCAGGGACTCCCGGACATCATCGCTGCCGGCGCCCAGGCCGCTGCCGAGCGGGCGGGCGCCATCACCAAGGAGTTGGACGGCCGCTAG
- a CDS encoding Ppx/GppA phosphatase family protein, with translation MRLGVLDIGSNTVHLLLVDAHPGARPVPYASHKRPLQLVAYLDAEGRITDEGQRELIGFILQAKDFASEHRAEDFLAFCTSAIREAGNGEDVLRRVEAETSVVLQELTGDQEAAMTFQAVRRWYGWGAGSILNLDIGGGSFEMAMGHDELPEVALSVPLGAGRLTRNWLPGDPPSPKDVKDLRRYIRKTLKDTVGDFERLGEPHLVAGTSKTFRSLARMAGAAPSGAGPFVRRTLRLEDLRLWAKRLEAMSLTDRVSLDGVSELRAPQVLAGALVAEAALEIFDVHEMEICPWALREGLILRRFDTLMFEASEPMPSVGVGHVQFRTPGAAQRSVDSSPLAARS, from the coding sequence ATGCGGCTAGGCGTCCTCGACATCGGTTCAAATACCGTGCACCTGCTGCTGGTGGACGCGCACCCGGGCGCCCGTCCGGTGCCTTACGCTTCCCACAAGCGGCCGCTCCAACTGGTCGCGTACCTGGACGCTGAAGGCCGCATCACCGATGAAGGTCAACGTGAATTGATCGGCTTTATCCTGCAGGCCAAGGACTTCGCGTCGGAGCACAGGGCGGAAGATTTCCTCGCATTCTGTACATCGGCGATCCGGGAGGCAGGTAACGGCGAAGATGTCCTGCGTCGGGTGGAGGCGGAGACATCGGTGGTGCTTCAGGAGCTCACGGGTGACCAGGAAGCCGCGATGACCTTCCAAGCGGTCCGGCGCTGGTACGGATGGGGAGCCGGTTCGATTCTCAATCTCGACATTGGCGGTGGTTCCTTCGAAATGGCGATGGGCCATGACGAGTTGCCGGAGGTTGCGCTGTCCGTCCCACTGGGCGCCGGCCGACTGACCCGGAACTGGCTACCCGGCGACCCGCCCTCGCCGAAGGACGTGAAGGACCTCCGCCGCTACATCCGAAAGACCTTGAAAGACACAGTCGGCGACTTTGAGCGCCTTGGCGAGCCCCACCTTGTGGCAGGAACGTCGAAGACCTTCCGGTCCCTGGCACGGATGGCCGGTGCTGCGCCGTCGGGAGCGGGCCCGTTTGTCCGCCGCACACTGCGTCTTGAAGATCTCCGGTTGTGGGCGAAGCGGCTTGAGGCCATGTCGCTGACCGATCGTGTGAGCCTTGACGGAGTATCCGAACTTCGGGCGCCGCAGGTCCTGGCCGGTGCGCTGGTGGCGGAAGCCGCGCTTGAGATTTTCGACGTCCACGAGATGGAGATCTGTCCCTGGGCGCTGCGTGAAGGATTGATCCTGCGACGCTTCGACACCCTGATGTTCGAGGCCAGCGAGCCCATGCCTTCGGTTGGTGTGGGACACGTGCAGTTCCGGACGCCCGGGGCGGCGCAACGCAGTGTGGACTCATCGCCGCTTGCCGCTAGATCCTAA